GATCTACTGCGAGGATTGTGACCAATGGTACCATGCGTCATGTCAGGGGATAGGTGACAGCACATACGAAAAACTCTCCGATTCTCGGCTTGTCTGGTTGTGTTTGCGCTGTGGCCTCCCTAACTATTCTGGATGTCTGATGGACTCGTTGAATACTCTAGCAGATACCAACAGCTTTTCTGTTACAGAACAGCATTCCTCTGATATCACACCTGACCATCACATATCAGATCCCAAAAACATCTCGAAACATACTAAATCACCAAACAGATCATACCAGCATATGAAACCTAAATTTACATCAACGCCTAAAAATACTAAAACCATACCACAACCTTGTGAAAAAGCTAAAACAAATGATAACAGTATCCCATATAAAGTAAACACAGGAAAAGTTAATGATGAACGTGTAAccattttgaatataaattgcagatctataagaaataaaattccagaatttCACCTTCTGTTAGACCAGATAAAACCCGATGTCATCGCGTTCACTGAAACATGGTTGAAACCAGATATTTGTTCTTCTGAAATTTTTCCCGAAGATAACCAATTTCAAGTTTTTAGAGACGATAGAACCAGTGGTAAAGGGGGTGGTGTAATGTTAGCTGTTTCCAATAGATTTGTTTGTGAGGAACAACCTGACTTAAAGACTGATCCAGATTGTAACATAGTATGGACAAAATTAAACATTCCAGGGGTCAAAACTATCTACTTATCAGCATTTTACAAACCTCATGAAAATGATCAATATAGCCTGTTGTCCCTGTGGAACTCTCTACAGAATGTACCTAGAAATAGTATAGTTTGGATACTAGGTGATTTAAACATGCCTGATATAGATTGGACGTCTGGTACAGTTAGGGAttcttgtaaatttaaatcattatatgaacaatttttGGAAAATCTTACAAATTTCAACCTGGATCAGGTAGTAAAAGAACCCACAAGAGAAAACAATGTTCTTGATTTATTCTTGACAAATCAACCATCTCAAGTTCATTCTACCAAAATATTACCCAGTCTTGGATCGTCAGATCATAATACAGTCTTTCATGAAATGAACATTAAAATTGGTAGACCTCGTCAAGTAAAACGtgaaatcaaacaatttaaaaaagctAACTGGGATTCATTCAAGTCTGATCTCaatgaatactttaaaaatgtttttgttaaactcTCATCTAACGACCCAAACATACtgtgggaaaaatttaaaaataaagtcaatG
This region of Mercenaria mercenaria strain notata unplaced genomic scaffold, MADL_Memer_1 contig_1814, whole genome shotgun sequence genomic DNA includes:
- the LOC128551897 gene encoding uncharacterized protein LOC128551897, encoding MDSLNTLADTNSFSVTEQHSSDITPDHHISDPKNISKHTKSPNRSYQHMKPKFTSTPKNTKTIPQPCEKAKTNDNSIPYKVNTGKVNDERVTILNINCRSIRNKIPEFHLLLDQIKPDVIAFTETWLKPDICSSEIFPEDNQFQVFRDDRTSGKGGGVMLAVSNRFVCEEQPDLKTDPDCNIVWTKLNIPGVKTIYLSAFYKPHENDQYSLLSLWNSLQNVPRNSIVWILGDLNMPDIDWTSGTVRDSCKFKSLYEQFLENLTNFNLDQVVKEPTRENNVLDLFLTNQPSQVHSTKILPSLGSSDHNTVFHEMNIKIGRPRQVKREIKQFKKANWDSFKSDLNEYFKNVFVKLSSNDPNILWEKFKNKVNELSSKYIPTKMTKPRSDLPWVTKKIIKMIHKRDKLHTKCKNAKGKEHYSKMRQRLTILKATIQREIRKSYWEYLESVIFSNDSET